Genomic window (Armatimonadota bacterium):
GATGCTCCAAATCCGCTCTCAGTCTATGGAATCTCAAAGCTGGCCGGGGAATTCTTCGTGCGCAGTCTTGTGCGGCGTTACTACGTCATACGGACCTCCGGGCTCTACGGGGTGGCAGGCGCAGGCACCAGGCGTGGGAACTTCGTGGAGAAGATAGTGCGCGCAGCAGAGCGAGGCCAGCCGATCCGGGTTGTGGACGATCAGGTGCTCGCGCCGACTGCGGCCGTTGATGTTGCTCGAAAGATCGGGGAACTGCTGTCCTGTGACGATTATGGGGTGTATCACATCACGGATGCGGGGCAATGCTCTTGGTTTGAGTTCGCAAAGACGGCCCTCGCGCTGTGCGGGATTACCGCGAGTATCGAGCCGATCAGCAGCGCGGAGTTTTCGGCGCGGGCTCGCCGCCCGAGCTACTCCGTGCTGGCACGATCGAGGCTTGCACAGATTGGTGCCGACGACCTACCACCCTGGCAGGAAGCGCTGAGCGGGTATCTCCGGCAGCGGGCACGTCTGCGTGTGAGTCGCCCGCAGGGTTAATGGGGGCTGACCGATGGATTTGATCCAAGGTGTTCTCGTGCGTCCGCAGAGGCTCACCCCAGACGATCGGGGCTACCTAATG
Coding sequences:
- the rfbD gene encoding dTDP-4-dehydrorhamnose reductase; its protein translation is MKIVITGATGQLGHELVQALSGNDLAAFGRLELDVCDFVYTRRTIAKIRPEVVINAAALTRVDDCETEPERAFWVNTYAVRNLAQVCADLDCTLVHVSTDYVFDGRKASPYSEDDAPNPLSVYGISKLAGEFFVRSLVRRYYVIRTSGLYGVAGAGTRRGNFVEKIVRAAERGQPIRVVDDQVLAPTAAVDVARKIGELLSCDDYGVYHITDAGQCSWFEFAKTALALCGITASIEPISSAEFSARARRPSYSVLARSRLAQIGADDLPPWQEALSGYLRQRARLRVSRPQG